The Cololabis saira isolate AMF1-May2022 chromosome 23, fColSai1.1, whole genome shotgun sequence genomic sequence TcatagaggaaacactgttatTGTTCCTCTGATTGATCAGAGGGGTTTTCGGGAAGAAAACGCTTCAAAACTCCTCATCGAACGGCTGATTagtgaatgttgaaatgttgattctttagaggaAGTAGAACTTGGTTTGGGCTGGTTTTAATCACTACgtggttttctttatttcatctttatttagagACCGTCGCTGCCGTTTGTCAATCCAAACTCAGAGTTCAGCTGCAGAAGAAGCACCGGCATGTGTCTGAGGGGATCActaaagcaggaaacccaacccttctggagcagatctacacagagctctacatcacagagggagggaccggagaggtcaacgaagaacatgaagtcagacagattgaagcagcttccaggaaaccagacggagcagaaacagccatcagacaggaagacatctttaaacccccacctggaagaggaggaccaatcagaacggtgatgacgaagggagtggccggcatcgggaaaacagtcctaacacagaagttcagtctggactgggctgaaggcagaaccaaccaggacatccagttcctgcttccattcagcttcagagagctgaatgtgctgagagaggagaagttcagcttggtggaactagttcatcgattcttctctgaaaccagaaaaatctgcagctttgaaaagttccaggtcgtgttcatctttgacggtctggatgagtgtcgacttcctctggacttccacaactctacaatcgtcagtgaccccagaaggtccacctcagtggacgtgctgctgacaaacctcatcagggggaagctgcttccttctgctcgtctctggatcaccacacgacccgcagcagccaatcagatccctcctgagtgtgttgacatggtgacagaagtcagagggttcactgacccacagaaggagggatacttcaggaagaggatCAGGAACAAGaagcagaccagcaggatcatctcccacatcaagacctcacggagcctccacatcatgtgccacatcccagtcttctgctggatcactgctacggtcttggagaaagtcctggaaaccagagagggaggggagctgcccaagaccctgactgagatgtacatccacttcctggtggtccaggccaaactgaagaaggtcaagtatgatggaggagctgagacggatccacactggagtccagagagcaggaagatggtggagtctctgggaaaactggcttttgagcagctgcagaaacctgaaggaaacctgatcttctatgaatcagacctgagagagtgtggcatcgatctcagagaggcttcagtttactcaggagtgttcaccaagatctttagagaggagagcagcctgtaccaggaccaggtgttctgcttcatccatctgagtgttcaggagtttctggctgctcttcatgtccatcagaccttcatcaagtctggagtcaacctgctggaggaaaaaagaaacacagagACTCAACTCTATCAGAgagctgtggacaaggccttacagagtccaaacggacacctggacttgttcctgcgcttcctcctgggtctttcagtggagaccaatcagaacctcTTACGAGATCtgttggaaccaaaacaaagaagttcacagaacaatcaggaaacagttaaatacatcaagaagaagatcagtgaggatctgtctgcagagagaagcatcaacctgttccactgtctgaatgaactgaacgatcggtctctggtggaggaggtccaacataccctgaggtctggacgtctctccacaggtaaactgtctcctgctcagtggtcggctctggccttcatcttactgtcatcagaagaagatctggaggtgtttgacctgaagaagttctcagcttcagaggaggctctacggaggctgctgccggtggtcaaagcctccaagaaagttctGTAAGTACCAACAGACACATGTTGGACCTCTGGAGTGGAGGCTAGTTTCTGACTACGTCTGGTTTTAGCTCCACATTTAAtgttttcttcacttgtttGGGTCTTTTTTCAGCACAACCTCACATGAGTGAGTTTACGCTGGTTCTTTCATTTCCAGGCACTTTAATAACACATTGGACCTAAAATCACACACAAGCTTGAACTCTGACAAGGAAACCCTTTCACCAGCAGAACAGTTGGAGACACAACTACATTTTTCTTCCACAACAGTGAAATAAcctggttgttgttcttttcttccatctgcagactgagtggctgtcACCTCTCAGGGAatatctgtccacttctgtcctcagttctcagctctcagtcctccagtttgacagaactggacctgagcaacaacgacctgcaggattctggactgaagaagctgtgtcctggactggagagtccacactgtcacctggagtctctcaggtcaggattcattcaaGTCTTCTCCAGGTCCAGAGAACCTGCTAGTAAACGTGTCTCcagcaggacacttgagcagagaacatgcagcagacctgtgttgtgtgtctgcaggctgtcaggctgtctgatctcagaggaaggaagttcttctctggtctcagctctgacctccaacccctcccacctgagagagctggacctgagctacaaccatccaggggagtcagcagggaagcttctgtctagactggaggatccccgctggaAACTGGACActgtcaggtaggacactctca encodes the following:
- the LOC133424439 gene encoding NACHT, LRR and PYD domains-containing protein 12-like; translated protein: MDQCEDGEEGVPPSKTSLCGEHESRSKAQRNQPGPGPGPGPGPGPGPGPGPGPGPGPGPGTGPGPGPGPGPGPGPSCVSLKSEQSREWFAEFKGDQHSSSERVDQQISESPSGPSVQQHQTQLDSVFQLLEDDIVMFVKDELKKIQKVLSPDYPESSESLGEDEDEEQKSIRETFMKITVKFLRRRKQEKLADLLQSKTVAAVCQSKLRVQLQKKHRHVSEGITKAGNPTLLEQIYTELYITEGGTGEVNEEHEVRQIEAASRKPDGAETAIRQEDIFKPPPGRGGPIRTVMTKGVAGIGKTVLTQKFSLDWAEGRTNQDIQFLLPFSFRELNVLREEKFSLVELVHRFFSETRKICSFEKFQVVFIFDGLDECRLPLDFHNSTIVSDPRRSTSVDVLLTNLIRGKLLPSARLWITTRPAAANQIPPECVDMVTEVRGFTDPQKEGYFRKRIRNKKQTSRIISHIKTSRSLHIMCHIPVFCWITATVLEKVLETREGGELPKTLTEMYIHFLVVQAKLKKVKYDGGAETDPHWSPESRKMVESLGKLAFEQLQKPEGNLIFYESDLRECGIDLREASVYSGVFTKIFREESSLYQDQVFCFIHLSVQEFLAALHVHQTFIKSGVNLLEEKRNTETQLYQRAVDKALQSPNGHLDLFLRFLLGLSVETNQNLLRDLLEPKQRSSQNNQETVKYIKKKISEDLSAERSINLFHCLNELNDRSLVEEVQHTLRSGRLSTGKLSPAQWSALAFILLSSEEDLEVFDLKKFSASEEALRRLLPVVKASKKVLLSGCHLSGNICPLLSSVLSSQSSSLTELDLSNNDLQDSGLKKLCPGLESPHCHLESLRLSGCLISEEGSSSLVSALTSNPSHLRELDLSYNHPGESAGKLLSRLEDPRWKLDTVRVEPAGQRFLTPGLRKYSCQLTVDTNTVNKHIKLSDDNRKMMCVREDQSYPDHPDRFDYWDQLLCREVLTGRCYWEVQWSEHVSVSVSYRRISRKGNSGVCVFGGNDHSWRLDCSPGDQYRVCHNNSYTSITSSSPRPDSGRAAVYVDVPAGTLSFYEVVSDRLILLHTFNTSFSEPLCAGFRLWSRPSSVSLCPV